Within Nodosilinea sp. FACHB-141, the genomic segment AGCAAGGCACTCAAACCGCGCCTAACCTGCTGCGACTCTCCGTTGGTCTAGAGCACGTAGACGATCTAATCGCCGATTTGGAGCAAGCCCTAAGCCGATAATTCAATCCTGTTGATTTCCCCAATTTCTCTAGAAAAACGGCGCTGCCCCTAATCCATTGCCCAATCCCTTCATTTTCTTGCTCTCTCCATTCCCTCAGCTTCTCGCTTTCCTGCCGTAGGAGAAGGTCTTCGCCGATCCTCAGCCTTTGGTTGCAAACCCGGAGCTTGGGAGCCCTGGGAAGTATAGGCTTTTAAGCTTCGCAACGTTACGAAGGTAGCGGTGATCTGTTGTGCCCATTTTGGAGCCCAGTCTGCGAGATTTCGCAGACTGGGGCGATCGCCGTGGTTTAGCACTGCTCGCCGTGGCTTGACGCGGCCTTTTCTGCCCGCTGCTAACCACCTCCAACAGCAACACCCTGCCTCTATAAGCTGGGATTAACGCATAATCAAAATTAAGGCAAGAACTTGTTGCAATATCGTTATATTACTGTTACATTAGTTTACATGAAGAAACATTCAGCACCCCAGGAGGGCCTCGCAATGTTCACCACTACCCAACTCGACAACGGCATTCTCAATAACTACGCCGTAGAGCCCGAAGTGTATTTCGCGTCCTACCCTTCGCCTGAGCAGCAAAAGGGCTACGCGCTGCAAGCCGCGATCGCCACTCTGTTCGTAGCTGGTCTAATGCTGGTCACCTTGGCAGTCAGCTAGTTTCGCAGGAAGTTTCTAAGAGTCTTTGGAGGAGAAGCGCTATGTTTGCACCGATGGTTCTGCTAGTTCGCAACATCATGGGAACCCCGAAATTTAACAAGCTGCGGGGACAGGCGATTGCCCTTCACTCCAAGACCATTACAAACTTCTGCAACCGCTTTGGCATCGATAGCAAAGAGCGCCAAGCTCTAATTCGCAAAGCTAAAGCTAATGGCCAACGGCTCGGTTTTCTGGCCTAGGTGATGTTAATTTAGTTAATAAATTTGCTGATATAAAAACCCCCTAGCTATGGTTAAGGGGGTTTTTGCTGTTTGAGCGCTAGACGGTTTTGAGACAAGAATCTAATTTGAGTGCGATTGCCAGGTGCCCTATGCGCTAAATAACTTACCTTATAAGGGCCGTCTGCGGTTCATAACGTTGACATACCCGCCGCCACTACACCCAGTGAAGATGGGGTCTGACTAGTCGAAGGTCTGCCCATGGGGCTATCACAATCCCCTAGCGCTGATGATTAGCCGACACTAATTATCGTTGATTTAGCTCAACTACAGACGTTTATGAGCCTACACATTTAACTGTATGTTCAATGTTTTAACTGTGCCATCAGAGCTGGCGCTGAGAATAGCATCGTTAGATAAAGAAATTAATTTAGAGCCGTCTGCTGCATGGGCTGTTGTACTGTTTAATTCAGCTCCAGAATCAACATCCCAAATAATGAGTTGACCAGTTTTGTCTATGCCGCATAGAACTTGTCCACCGTGGCAAAATACCAAAGCATTGATCGTCTGCTGGAGTGATTGAAATATAATCTGAGGCTCTCGGTTAGGATACTTCCATAGGCAGACTTCACCAGATAGGCTGCTAGACGCAAAAAGCTGCTTTGCAGATGAGAAAGCTAAGGCTTTCACAGGTTCACCATGCCCCCTTAGATTCATTACGTTGCCGTCTCTAGAAACATAGCAGAAACCAACTGTGCCATTTTCAGCGCCAAATACTGCTCCATCACCTGTCGAATTTAGGAGTATTGAAGAAACCGCTACTTTTTGACGAACTATCTGCTTGATTTTCTTATTCCTTTGGAAGTCCCACGTTTGAATGAATCCAGCAGCATCAGCAGCAATGAAAAATTTGCGCGAATAACAGAGATCAAATGCTGTAACTCCGCGATCGCAGATCAGCATCGACTTGGCCAGAGAACCGTTGTTGAGGCTCCAGAGGTTTACAGCCCCATCAAGGCTGCTACTAAAAAGAAACTGATTATCATTGCTAAATATCAGGTTTGTAATCTCCGTCCTATGACCTTTCAAGCAGAAAAAGTGCTTTCTCGCTTTGTAACTCCAAAGGTCAATATCGCCGTTATTCTTACCCAGAGCGAGAAAGCTATGGTTTGGACTAATAGCTACTGCACAAATCGGCTCTGAGATCTTCGCAAAGACAGACTCATGCTGAATCGTAGCTGAATAGCTAGGCTTCTTAACTTCAGGAGGTTTTTGTTGAGTTCTGGGATTTCCTCCGCTGGCATAGCTATTAGTCTTAGAAGGCGAATATTTTATGCCAAACATTCCAGCAACTTCGGGACAAAGGTTAGTAACCACAAAACCCAGCTCTTTGGCTCGTCTTAAATCACTTGCACTTCTATGCTCAAAACCGATTTCTGAGAAGACCAAGCCCCTAAAGTAGTACGCCTCAGAAAATTTAGGGTCAAGCTTAACTGCATTGCCCAATTCCTCAGCAGCTTCTGTGTACTGTTCTTTCTTCGCAAAAAACTTTGCTTTATCGAAAGACTCTTGGGGAGTTACCTTTCGAGTTTTTACAGTTGTGCTGGTCTGTACATAGCTTGCCTGCCCCGTCAAGCCTACATGATGGGTTTGTAGGATTTCATAGGCAACATTAATAGCTTTAATTTTTTCCTC encodes:
- the psb34 gene encoding photosystem II assembly protein Psb34 encodes the protein MFTTTQLDNGILNNYAVEPEVYFASYPSPEQQKGYALQAAIATLFVAGLMLVTLAVS
- a CDS encoding electron transporter → MFAPMVLLVRNIMGTPKFNKLRGQAIALHSKTITNFCNRFGIDSKERQALIRKAKANGQRLGFLA
- a CDS encoding DnaJ domain-containing protein; the protein is MSDLDTYYQLFALKPGASKQDLKQAYKRLAKQWHPDKFANDPANARIAEEKIKAINVAYEILQTHHVGLTGQASYVQTSTTVKTRKVTPQESFDKAKFFAKKEQYTEAAEELGNAVKLDPKFSEAYYFRGLVFSEIGFEHRSASDLRRAKELGFVVTNLCPEVAGMFGIKYSPSKTNSYASGGNPRTQQKPPEVKKPSYSATIQHESVFAKISEPICAVAISPNHSFLALGKNNGDIDLWSYKARKHFFCLKGHRTEITNLIFSNDNQFLFSSSLDGAVNLWSLNNGSLAKSMLICDRGVTAFDLCYSRKFFIAADAAGFIQTWDFQRNKKIKQIVRQKVAVSSILLNSTGDGAVFGAENGTVGFCYVSRDGNVMNLRGHGEPVKALAFSSAKQLFASSSLSGEVCLWKYPNREPQIIFQSLQQTINALVFCHGGQVLCGIDKTGQLIIWDVDSGAELNSTTAHAADGSKLISLSNDAILSASSDGTVKTLNIQLNV